Proteins from one Panicum virgatum strain AP13 chromosome 7K, P.virgatum_v5, whole genome shotgun sequence genomic window:
- the LOC120640881 gene encoding uncharacterized protein LOC120640881 produces the protein MAIFSSAHLALRRSLAVAPRAASLGESLRQASDGHFTGRLLHSQLLPRCFTSDAFGPNKSSPPSGPEIAAELKPHQNFNRFNFMRQDLHSTKTQANFNNADNGGTTLKTAAGERPFNLGGRFPFPTSRMFNEREQYSQKKRDFIHVLLKKNKTFVTVTDASGNKKTGASAGCLEDRKGRSRLSRYAAEATAEHVGRSARKMGLRSVVMKVKGVSFFKKKKKVILGFREGFRGERVRDQSPIMYIHDVTQLPHNGCRLPKQRRV, from the exons ATGGCCATCTTCTCATCCGCccacctcgccctccgccggtcGCTAGCGGTGGCACCACGAGCTGCATCTCTTGGGGAGAGTCTTCGGCAAGCCTCAGATGGACATTTCACAGGAAGGCTGCTCCATAGCCAACTCCTCCCGCGCTGCTTCACCTCGGATGCATTTGGACCCAACAAG AGTTCCCCGCCTTCTGGGCCTGAAATTGCTGCAGAATTGAAGCCACATCAGAATTTCAACAGATTCAATTTTATGCGTCAAGATTTACATTCTACTAAGACACAGGCCAACTTCAATAATGCAGATAATGGTGGGACAAC GTTAAAGACAGCTGCTGGAGAGAGGCCTTTCAACCTTGGGGGGCGCTTTCCATTTCCTACTTCGCGAATGTTTAATGAACGTGAACAATATTCACAGAAGAAGAGAGATTTTATCCATGTCTTATTGAAGAAAAATAAGACCTTTGTGACGGTGACAGATGCTAGTGGTAATAAAAAGACTGGAGCTTCTGCTGGTTGTTTGGAAGACAGAAAAGGTCGATCTCGTCTCTCTCGATATGCTGCTGAAGCAACTGCCGAACATGTTGGGCGGTCTGCCAGGAAGATGGGTTTAAGGTCTGTTGTCATGAAAGTGAAAGGGGTTTCTtttttcaagaagaagaagaaagtgatCCTGGGCTTTAGGGAAGGTTTTCGAGGGGAAAGAGTTAGAGATCAATCTCCTATCATGTACATCCACGATGTCACCCAACTTCCGCATAATGGATGCAGACTCCCAAAACAACGCAGGGTTTAG
- the LOC120640106 gene encoding protein FAR1-RELATED SEQUENCE 5-like — protein MADLESFLEYSQIVSRLFASEDEGFQFYNAYGLKKGFSVRRSYVEWDAGHNEMTLRKFVCSREGFREEKHMNMENKQWRPRGITRVGCRAKFVIARQRNTGQWYVKDFIDEHNHPLAPEDLSCLLCSHRRISDEQKADILEMEISGIRKYQIFEIQEMQYAFGDVIVFDSTYKTNRYNLTLVPFVGVNHHKRTVVFGCGIISHENTNSFEWLLRTFSDANIQKHPISVITDGDLAMQREIRIVSRNTSYRLCGWHIEQNLVRNIHDDKVKETFRVFMYDCCSIEEIERKWRAFLAENEVSKESWFYQMYEFSIKATSKCHLIEILDGDDIEEYIVGRKDKGDIMIYVKCEFTVEGNLKGVSCSCLGLHPSQHLVQLKDMSGSKAPFFRKQETKLPEDVLDD, from the exons ATGGCGGATCTTGAGTCTTTCCTGGAGTACAGTCAAATTGTTAGCCGGTTGTTTGCTAGTGAAGATGAAGGATTTCAGTTTTATAATGCATACGGTCTAAAGAAAGGATTTAGTGTGAGGAGGAGCTATGTTGAGTGGGACGCTGGCCACAATGAGATGACCCTTCGGAAGTTTGTTTGCAGTCGTGAAGGTTTCCGTGAAGAGAAGCACATGAATATGGAGAATAAGCAGTGGAGGCCGCGAGGTATAACTCGTGTTGGATGCCGTGCAAAATTTGTGATTGCACGACAAAGGAACACGGGGCAGTGGTATGTGAAGGATTTCATCGATGAACATAACCATCCTCTGGCGCCAGAAGATCTTAGTTGTCTGCTGTGTTCGCACCGAAGAATCAGTGATGAGCAGAAAGCTGATATTCTCGAGATGGAGATTAGTGGGATCCGTAAATACCAAATTTTTGAAATTCAAGAAATGCAGTATG CATTTGGTGATGTCATTGTATTTGATAGCACCTACAAAACAAATCGGTACAACCTGACCCTTGTTCCTTTTGTTGGGGTGAATCATCATAAACGTACTGTTGTTTTTGGTTGTGGAATAATTTCTCATGAGAATACAAACTCATTTGAGTGGCTGCTGAGAACATTTTCTGACGCTAATATTCAGAAGCATCCTATTTCAGTGATCACTGATGGAGACCTTGCTATGCAGAGAGAAATAAGGATAGTGTCGCGGAATACATCGTATAGGCTCTGCGGATGGCATATTGAGCAGAACCTTGTGCGTAATATTCACGATGACAAAGTGAAGGAAACGTTCAGGGTCTTTATGTATGACTGTTGCTCCATAGAAGAGATTGAGAGGAAATGGCGGGCATTCCTCGCAGAGAATGAGGTTTCAAAGGAATCTTGGTTTTATCAGATGTATGAG TTTAGCATTAAAGCAACCAGCAAGTGTCATCTGATTGAGATCCTAGATGGCGATGATATAGAAGAGTACATTGTTGGCAGGAAGGACAAAGGAGACATCATGATCTATGTGAAATGTGAATTTACTGTAGAGGGCAATCTGAAGGGAGTTTCTTGCTCTTGTC TCGGGCTGCATCCTTCTCAGCATCTCGTTCAACTGAAGGATATGAGCGGCTCAAAGGCGCCCTTCTTCAGGAAGCAG GAAACAAAGCTCCCTGAAGATGTGCTAGATGACTGA